In one Patescibacteria group bacterium genomic region, the following are encoded:
- the rpsT gene encoding 30S ribosomal protein S20, with the protein MPITKSAKKALRQNKKRRVRNVAKKQKIKALKKEYLSLTKTQDLTRAKEKISQLYKSIDKAAKTKTIHKNKAARLKSRLSKKAVSPKS; encoded by the coding sequence ATGCCAATTACCAAATCAGCTAAAAAAGCGTTGCGGCAAAACAAAAAAAGGCGAGTCAGAAATGTCGCTAAAAAGCAAAAAATTAAAGCTCTGAAAAAAGAGTATTTGTCCTTGACTAAAACGCAGGATTTAACCAGGGCTAAAGAAAAAATCAGCCAGCTTTATAAATCAATTGACAAAGCGGCAAAAACCAAAACAATCCATAAAAACAAAGCGGCGAGGCTGAAGAGCCGACTTTCTAAAAAAGCAGTCAGCCCCAAAAGCTGA